A genomic segment from Salvelinus alpinus chromosome 8, SLU_Salpinus.1, whole genome shotgun sequence encodes:
- the LOC139582681 gene encoding pre-mRNA-processing factor 39-like isoform X2, with amino-acid sequence MMGMLDTDSSESGDSPAMEGNGDGFLPYMPVLMHPVEWTMDQVPPDNLTTVIHDTDSESDQSSPEVIKQHQDQQSDLGSVEQAVQHFQLASAKLFQEEDSDDQFCSPQVEQQNPMEASSEEESKDGQNNQADATESLMQGEKMSEAVEQQQDPAQAQPPMIAEDGSPANMELEESKEMTEQGEPVEVPAEDPAVPTEPLIPAEYEKLVKGCEENPEDFNGWVYLLQYVEQENHLGVVRKAFDTFFLHYPYCYGYWKKFADTEKKHGNVQVAEEVYRRGVQAIPLSVDLWLHYMSFIKDNADHEDPETPGRIRAAYEHAVLAAGTDFRSDRLWEAYINWETEQEKLANVTAIYDRILGIPTQLYSQHLQRFKEHVQNNNPKHFLSEEEFVQLRVELAKANVAAATNGEGEEATPAEELPPGTEDLPDPAKRVTEIENMRHKVIESRQEVFNQNEQEVSKRWAFEEGIKRPYFHVKALEKTQLSNWKEYLDYEIENGTPERVVVLFERCLIACALYEDFWTKYAKYIEGYSIDGVRHVYKKACTIHLTKKPNIHLLWAAFEEQQGNIAEARRILKALEAAVPALAMVRLRRVSLERRHGNLEEAEALLREAIASGKNTSETSFYAVKLARQLLKVQRSLAKARKVLLDAIDKDQASAKLYLNLLELEYSGDVQQNEVDILACFDRALSSPLPLDSRLTFSQRKVEFLQDFGSDINKLVAAYDEHQKLLKENESAKRKAENGSQETESKRQRTDEHSGSGHMMQGDVQGNNSAYNYNWYQQQYNNWGQNSWGQYNQYSQQYNQYYPPPPT; translated from the exons ATGATGGGGATGTTGGACACAGACAGCTCTGAGAGTGGGGACTCCCCAGCCATGGAGGGCAACGGAGATGGCTTCCTCCCATACATGCCTGTCCTCATGCACCCTGTTGAATGGACCATGGACCAG GTTCCCCCTGACAACCTCACCACAGTTATCCACGACACTGACTCAGAGTCAGATCAGTCATCACCGGAGGTAATCAAGCAGCACCAGGACCAGCAgtctgatctgggatcagttgaACAAGCAGTGCAGCACTTCCAGCTAGCGAGTGCCAAGCTCTTCCAAGAGGAGGATTCAGATGATCAGTTTTGTTCTCCCCAGGTAGAACAACAGAACCCAATGGAAGCGTCGTCAGAAGAAGAAAGCAAAGATGGACAGAACAACCAAGCGGATGCCACAGAGTCTCTGATGCAGGGTGAGAAGATGTCAGAGGCTGTAGAACAGCAACAAGATCCAGCCCAAGCCCAGCCACCAATGATTGCAGAAGATGGAAGTCCAGCTAACATGGAGCTGGAAGAATCCAAAGAGATGACCGAGCAGGGGGAACCTGTTGAGGTACCAGCTGAGGACCCAGCTGTCCCCACAGAGCCCCTCATCCCCGCTGAGTACGAGAAGCTGGTTAAAGGGTGTGAGGAGAACCCTGAAGACTTCAATGGTTGGGTCTACCTGCTGCAGTATGTGGAGCAAGAG AATCATCTCGGTGTTGTGAGGAAGGCGTTTGATACATTTTTCCTGCACTACCCCTACTGCTACGGCTACTGGAAGAAGTTTGCTGACACTGAGAAGAAGCATGGCAATGTGCAGGTGGCAGAGGAG GTGTACCGGCGAGGTGTGCAGGCCATCCCCCTCAGTGTGGATCTGTGGCTTCACTACATGTCCTTCATCAAGGACAACGCTGACCATGAAGACCCAGAGACACCAGGACGCATTAGAGC TGCGTATGAGCATGCTGTGTTGGCAGCAGGGACAGACTTCCGCTCTGACCGTCTGTGGGAGGCCTACATCAACTGGGAGACGGAGCAGGAGAAACTGGCTAACGTCACGGCCATCTACGACCGAATCCTGGGCATCCCCACCCAGCTCTACTCACAGCACCTCCAGAG GTTCAAAGAGCATGTGCAGAACAACAACCCCAAACACTTCCTGTCAGAGGAGGAGTTTGTCCAACTGAGGGTGGAGCTAGCCAAAGCCAACGTAGCAGCTGCAACCAATGGGGAAGGAGAGGAAGCAACACCTGCCGAGGAGCTCCCGCCAGGCACCGAAGATCTCCCAGATCCTGCAAAG AGGGTGACGGAGATTGAGAACATGCGACACAAGGTGATCGAGTCGCGCCAGGAGGTGTTCAACCAAAACGAGCAGGAGGTCAGCAAACGCTGGGCCTTCGAGGAAGGG ATAAAACGCCCCTACTTCCATGTCAAAGCCCTGGAGAAAACCCAGCTCAGCAATTGGAAGGAGTACCTGGACTATGAGATCGAAAACGGCACTCCCGAACGTGTGGTCGTTCTGTTCGAACGCTGCCTCATCGCCTGTGCTCTTTACGAAGACTTCTGGACAAAG TATGCAAAATATATAGAAGGCTACAGCATTGATGGAGTGAGACATGTGTACAAGAAGGCGTGTACCATCCACTTGACCAAGAAGCCCAACATTCACCTGCTGTGGGCTGCGTTCGAGGAGCAACAGG GGAACATAGCGGAGGCGCGCCGCATCCTGAAGGCTCTGGAGGCTGCGGTACCAGCCCTAGCTATGGTGCGTCTGCGGCGGGTCAGCCTGGAGCGGCGCCACGGCAACCTGGAGGAGGCGGAGGCCCTGCTGAGGGAGGCGATTGCGTCGGGGAAGAACACCAGCGAGACGTCGTTCTACGCCGTGAAGCTGGCCCGGCAGCTGCTGAAGGTGCAGAGAAGCCTCGCCAAGGCCCGCAAGGTGCTGCTGGACGCCATAGACAAGGACCAG GCGAGTGCTAAACTGTATCTGAACCTGCTGGAACTGGAGTACAGTGGGGACGTGCAGCAGAACGAAGTGGACATCTTGGCCTGCTTCGACCGTGCCCTGAGCAGCCCGCTGCCTCTCGACTCCCGTCTCACCTTCTCTCAGCGCAAGGTCGAGTTCCTCCAGGACTTTGGCAGCGACATCAACAA GTTAGTGGCTGCGTACGATGAACACCAGAAGCTTCTGAAAGAAAATGAGTCGGCAAAGAGGAAAGCAGAGAATGG CTCACAGGAAACCGAGTCGAAGAGACAGCGTACAGACGAGCACTCAGGCTCAGGGCACATGATGCAGGGAGATGTGCAGGGTAACAACTCTGCCTACAACTACAACTGGTACCAG CAACAGTACAACAACTGGGGACAGAACTCCTGGGGACAGTACAACCAGTATTCCCAGCAGTATAACCAGTACTACCCCCCTCCACCTACATAA
- the LOC139582681 gene encoding pre-mRNA-processing factor 39-like isoform X1 yields the protein MEDTDEPMMGMLDTDSSESGDSPAMEGNGDGFLPYMPVLMHPVEWTMDQVPPDNLTTVIHDTDSESDQSSPEVIKQHQDQQSDLGSVEQAVQHFQLASAKLFQEEDSDDQFCSPQVEQQNPMEASSEEESKDGQNNQADATESLMQGEKMSEAVEQQQDPAQAQPPMIAEDGSPANMELEESKEMTEQGEPVEVPAEDPAVPTEPLIPAEYEKLVKGCEENPEDFNGWVYLLQYVEQENHLGVVRKAFDTFFLHYPYCYGYWKKFADTEKKHGNVQVAEEVYRRGVQAIPLSVDLWLHYMSFIKDNADHEDPETPGRIRAAYEHAVLAAGTDFRSDRLWEAYINWETEQEKLANVTAIYDRILGIPTQLYSQHLQRFKEHVQNNNPKHFLSEEEFVQLRVELAKANVAAATNGEGEEATPAEELPPGTEDLPDPAKRVTEIENMRHKVIESRQEVFNQNEQEVSKRWAFEEGIKRPYFHVKALEKTQLSNWKEYLDYEIENGTPERVVVLFERCLIACALYEDFWTKYAKYIEGYSIDGVRHVYKKACTIHLTKKPNIHLLWAAFEEQQGNIAEARRILKALEAAVPALAMVRLRRVSLERRHGNLEEAEALLREAIASGKNTSETSFYAVKLARQLLKVQRSLAKARKVLLDAIDKDQASAKLYLNLLELEYSGDVQQNEVDILACFDRALSSPLPLDSRLTFSQRKVEFLQDFGSDINKLVAAYDEHQKLLKENESAKRKAENGSQETESKRQRTDEHSGSGHMMQGDVQGNNSAYNYNWYQQQYNNWGQNSWGQYNQYSQQYNQYYPPPPT from the exons ATGAGCCCATGATGGGGATGTTGGACACAGACAGCTCTGAGAGTGGGGACTCCCCAGCCATGGAGGGCAACGGAGATGGCTTCCTCCCATACATGCCTGTCCTCATGCACCCTGTTGAATGGACCATGGACCAG GTTCCCCCTGACAACCTCACCACAGTTATCCACGACACTGACTCAGAGTCAGATCAGTCATCACCGGAGGTAATCAAGCAGCACCAGGACCAGCAgtctgatctgggatcagttgaACAAGCAGTGCAGCACTTCCAGCTAGCGAGTGCCAAGCTCTTCCAAGAGGAGGATTCAGATGATCAGTTTTGTTCTCCCCAGGTAGAACAACAGAACCCAATGGAAGCGTCGTCAGAAGAAGAAAGCAAAGATGGACAGAACAACCAAGCGGATGCCACAGAGTCTCTGATGCAGGGTGAGAAGATGTCAGAGGCTGTAGAACAGCAACAAGATCCAGCCCAAGCCCAGCCACCAATGATTGCAGAAGATGGAAGTCCAGCTAACATGGAGCTGGAAGAATCCAAAGAGATGACCGAGCAGGGGGAACCTGTTGAGGTACCAGCTGAGGACCCAGCTGTCCCCACAGAGCCCCTCATCCCCGCTGAGTACGAGAAGCTGGTTAAAGGGTGTGAGGAGAACCCTGAAGACTTCAATGGTTGGGTCTACCTGCTGCAGTATGTGGAGCAAGAG AATCATCTCGGTGTTGTGAGGAAGGCGTTTGATACATTTTTCCTGCACTACCCCTACTGCTACGGCTACTGGAAGAAGTTTGCTGACACTGAGAAGAAGCATGGCAATGTGCAGGTGGCAGAGGAG GTGTACCGGCGAGGTGTGCAGGCCATCCCCCTCAGTGTGGATCTGTGGCTTCACTACATGTCCTTCATCAAGGACAACGCTGACCATGAAGACCCAGAGACACCAGGACGCATTAGAGC TGCGTATGAGCATGCTGTGTTGGCAGCAGGGACAGACTTCCGCTCTGACCGTCTGTGGGAGGCCTACATCAACTGGGAGACGGAGCAGGAGAAACTGGCTAACGTCACGGCCATCTACGACCGAATCCTGGGCATCCCCACCCAGCTCTACTCACAGCACCTCCAGAG GTTCAAAGAGCATGTGCAGAACAACAACCCCAAACACTTCCTGTCAGAGGAGGAGTTTGTCCAACTGAGGGTGGAGCTAGCCAAAGCCAACGTAGCAGCTGCAACCAATGGGGAAGGAGAGGAAGCAACACCTGCCGAGGAGCTCCCGCCAGGCACCGAAGATCTCCCAGATCCTGCAAAG AGGGTGACGGAGATTGAGAACATGCGACACAAGGTGATCGAGTCGCGCCAGGAGGTGTTCAACCAAAACGAGCAGGAGGTCAGCAAACGCTGGGCCTTCGAGGAAGGG ATAAAACGCCCCTACTTCCATGTCAAAGCCCTGGAGAAAACCCAGCTCAGCAATTGGAAGGAGTACCTGGACTATGAGATCGAAAACGGCACTCCCGAACGTGTGGTCGTTCTGTTCGAACGCTGCCTCATCGCCTGTGCTCTTTACGAAGACTTCTGGACAAAG TATGCAAAATATATAGAAGGCTACAGCATTGATGGAGTGAGACATGTGTACAAGAAGGCGTGTACCATCCACTTGACCAAGAAGCCCAACATTCACCTGCTGTGGGCTGCGTTCGAGGAGCAACAGG GGAACATAGCGGAGGCGCGCCGCATCCTGAAGGCTCTGGAGGCTGCGGTACCAGCCCTAGCTATGGTGCGTCTGCGGCGGGTCAGCCTGGAGCGGCGCCACGGCAACCTGGAGGAGGCGGAGGCCCTGCTGAGGGAGGCGATTGCGTCGGGGAAGAACACCAGCGAGACGTCGTTCTACGCCGTGAAGCTGGCCCGGCAGCTGCTGAAGGTGCAGAGAAGCCTCGCCAAGGCCCGCAAGGTGCTGCTGGACGCCATAGACAAGGACCAG GCGAGTGCTAAACTGTATCTGAACCTGCTGGAACTGGAGTACAGTGGGGACGTGCAGCAGAACGAAGTGGACATCTTGGCCTGCTTCGACCGTGCCCTGAGCAGCCCGCTGCCTCTCGACTCCCGTCTCACCTTCTCTCAGCGCAAGGTCGAGTTCCTCCAGGACTTTGGCAGCGACATCAACAA GTTAGTGGCTGCGTACGATGAACACCAGAAGCTTCTGAAAGAAAATGAGTCGGCAAAGAGGAAAGCAGAGAATGG CTCACAGGAAACCGAGTCGAAGAGACAGCGTACAGACGAGCACTCAGGCTCAGGGCACATGATGCAGGGAGATGTGCAGGGTAACAACTCTGCCTACAACTACAACTGGTACCAG CAACAGTACAACAACTGGGGACAGAACTCCTGGGGACAGTACAACCAGTATTCCCAGCAGTATAACCAGTACTACCCCCCTCCACCTACATAA
- the LOC139582681 gene encoding pre-mRNA-processing factor 39-like isoform X3, with the protein MEDTDEPMMGMLDTDSSESGDSPAMEGNGDGFLPYMPVLMHPVEWTMDQVPPDNLTTVIHDTDSESDQSSPEVEQQNPMEASSEEESKDGQNNQADATESLMQGEKMSEAVEQQQDPAQAQPPMIAEDGSPANMELEESKEMTEQGEPVEVPAEDPAVPTEPLIPAEYEKLVKGCEENPEDFNGWVYLLQYVEQENHLGVVRKAFDTFFLHYPYCYGYWKKFADTEKKHGNVQVAEEVYRRGVQAIPLSVDLWLHYMSFIKDNADHEDPETPGRIRAAYEHAVLAAGTDFRSDRLWEAYINWETEQEKLANVTAIYDRILGIPTQLYSQHLQRFKEHVQNNNPKHFLSEEEFVQLRVELAKANVAAATNGEGEEATPAEELPPGTEDLPDPAKRVTEIENMRHKVIESRQEVFNQNEQEVSKRWAFEEGIKRPYFHVKALEKTQLSNWKEYLDYEIENGTPERVVVLFERCLIACALYEDFWTKYAKYIEGYSIDGVRHVYKKACTIHLTKKPNIHLLWAAFEEQQGNIAEARRILKALEAAVPALAMVRLRRVSLERRHGNLEEAEALLREAIASGKNTSETSFYAVKLARQLLKVQRSLAKARKVLLDAIDKDQASAKLYLNLLELEYSGDVQQNEVDILACFDRALSSPLPLDSRLTFSQRKVEFLQDFGSDINKLVAAYDEHQKLLKENESAKRKAENGSQETESKRQRTDEHSGSGHMMQGDVQGNNSAYNYNWYQQQYNNWGQNSWGQYNQYSQQYNQYYPPPPT; encoded by the exons ATGAGCCCATGATGGGGATGTTGGACACAGACAGCTCTGAGAGTGGGGACTCCCCAGCCATGGAGGGCAACGGAGATGGCTTCCTCCCATACATGCCTGTCCTCATGCACCCTGTTGAATGGACCATGGACCAG GTTCCCCCTGACAACCTCACCACAGTTATCCACGACACTGACTCAGAGTCAGATCAGTCATCACCGGAG GTAGAACAACAGAACCCAATGGAAGCGTCGTCAGAAGAAGAAAGCAAAGATGGACAGAACAACCAAGCGGATGCCACAGAGTCTCTGATGCAGGGTGAGAAGATGTCAGAGGCTGTAGAACAGCAACAAGATCCAGCCCAAGCCCAGCCACCAATGATTGCAGAAGATGGAAGTCCAGCTAACATGGAGCTGGAAGAATCCAAAGAGATGACCGAGCAGGGGGAACCTGTTGAGGTACCAGCTGAGGACCCAGCTGTCCCCACAGAGCCCCTCATCCCCGCTGAGTACGAGAAGCTGGTTAAAGGGTGTGAGGAGAACCCTGAAGACTTCAATGGTTGGGTCTACCTGCTGCAGTATGTGGAGCAAGAG AATCATCTCGGTGTTGTGAGGAAGGCGTTTGATACATTTTTCCTGCACTACCCCTACTGCTACGGCTACTGGAAGAAGTTTGCTGACACTGAGAAGAAGCATGGCAATGTGCAGGTGGCAGAGGAG GTGTACCGGCGAGGTGTGCAGGCCATCCCCCTCAGTGTGGATCTGTGGCTTCACTACATGTCCTTCATCAAGGACAACGCTGACCATGAAGACCCAGAGACACCAGGACGCATTAGAGC TGCGTATGAGCATGCTGTGTTGGCAGCAGGGACAGACTTCCGCTCTGACCGTCTGTGGGAGGCCTACATCAACTGGGAGACGGAGCAGGAGAAACTGGCTAACGTCACGGCCATCTACGACCGAATCCTGGGCATCCCCACCCAGCTCTACTCACAGCACCTCCAGAG GTTCAAAGAGCATGTGCAGAACAACAACCCCAAACACTTCCTGTCAGAGGAGGAGTTTGTCCAACTGAGGGTGGAGCTAGCCAAAGCCAACGTAGCAGCTGCAACCAATGGGGAAGGAGAGGAAGCAACACCTGCCGAGGAGCTCCCGCCAGGCACCGAAGATCTCCCAGATCCTGCAAAG AGGGTGACGGAGATTGAGAACATGCGACACAAGGTGATCGAGTCGCGCCAGGAGGTGTTCAACCAAAACGAGCAGGAGGTCAGCAAACGCTGGGCCTTCGAGGAAGGG ATAAAACGCCCCTACTTCCATGTCAAAGCCCTGGAGAAAACCCAGCTCAGCAATTGGAAGGAGTACCTGGACTATGAGATCGAAAACGGCACTCCCGAACGTGTGGTCGTTCTGTTCGAACGCTGCCTCATCGCCTGTGCTCTTTACGAAGACTTCTGGACAAAG TATGCAAAATATATAGAAGGCTACAGCATTGATGGAGTGAGACATGTGTACAAGAAGGCGTGTACCATCCACTTGACCAAGAAGCCCAACATTCACCTGCTGTGGGCTGCGTTCGAGGAGCAACAGG GGAACATAGCGGAGGCGCGCCGCATCCTGAAGGCTCTGGAGGCTGCGGTACCAGCCCTAGCTATGGTGCGTCTGCGGCGGGTCAGCCTGGAGCGGCGCCACGGCAACCTGGAGGAGGCGGAGGCCCTGCTGAGGGAGGCGATTGCGTCGGGGAAGAACACCAGCGAGACGTCGTTCTACGCCGTGAAGCTGGCCCGGCAGCTGCTGAAGGTGCAGAGAAGCCTCGCCAAGGCCCGCAAGGTGCTGCTGGACGCCATAGACAAGGACCAG GCGAGTGCTAAACTGTATCTGAACCTGCTGGAACTGGAGTACAGTGGGGACGTGCAGCAGAACGAAGTGGACATCTTGGCCTGCTTCGACCGTGCCCTGAGCAGCCCGCTGCCTCTCGACTCCCGTCTCACCTTCTCTCAGCGCAAGGTCGAGTTCCTCCAGGACTTTGGCAGCGACATCAACAA GTTAGTGGCTGCGTACGATGAACACCAGAAGCTTCTGAAAGAAAATGAGTCGGCAAAGAGGAAAGCAGAGAATGG CTCACAGGAAACCGAGTCGAAGAGACAGCGTACAGACGAGCACTCAGGCTCAGGGCACATGATGCAGGGAGATGTGCAGGGTAACAACTCTGCCTACAACTACAACTGGTACCAG CAACAGTACAACAACTGGGGACAGAACTCCTGGGGACAGTACAACCAGTATTCCCAGCAGTATAACCAGTACTACCCCCCTCCACCTACATAA
- the LOC139582679 gene encoding peptidyl-prolyl cis-trans isomerase FKBP3-like, with the protein MAAELTREWSDEQLKSDDLPKKDIIKFIQDNAAHSFLAEHKLMGNIKNVAKTAKKEQLIIAYNDLFESKRFLGSEPIEDVTEHVKNVKIDDKPKEVVEVLDEGPPKFFKSVLKKGDKTNFPKKGDNVSCWYTGSLEDGTVFDTNIPATARKKKQSKPLSFKVGLGRVIKGWDEGILTMSKGETAKLEIEPEWAYGKKGLPDSKIPPNAKLIFEVELVAVD; encoded by the exons ATGGCGGCTGAATTGACCAGAGAGTGGAGCGATGAACAGCTAAAAAGTGATGATCTACCCAAAAAAGACATTATTAAGTTCATTCAGGACAATGCTGCCCATTCG TTTCTTGCAGAACACAAGCTGATGGGAAATATTAAGAATGTTGCAAAAACGGCAAAGAAGGAGCAACTGATTATTGCATACAACGATTTGTTTGAGAGCAAG AGATTTTTAGGTTCAGAACCCATTGAAGATGTGACGGAGCATGTGAAAAATGTGAAGATCGATGACAAGCCCAAAGAAGTTGTGGAAGTCCTTGATGAG GGTCCTCCTAAGTTCTTCAAGTCTGTGCTGAAGAAAGGTGACAAGACTAACTTCCCTAAGAAGGGAGACAATGTGAGCTGTTGGTACACTGGCTCCCTGGAGGATGGCACAGTGTTCGACACCAACATCCCTGCAA CTGCCAGAAAGAAGAAACAGAGCAAGCCACTGAGCTTCAAAGTTGGCCTGGGCCGGGTCATCAAAGGG TGGGATGAAGGTATCTTAACGATGAGCAAAGGCGAGACAGCCAAACTGGAGATTGAACCAGAATGGGCCTATGGGAAGAAGGGACTTCCTGATTCAAA AATCCCACCAAACGCAAAGCTGATCTTCGAGGTCGAGCTGGTGGCCGTCGATTAA
- the LOC139582680 gene encoding ubiquitin-like FUBI-ribosomal protein eS30 fusion protein has translation MQLFLRAQNTHTLEVTGQETVREIKLHVQTLEGLLVEDQVLLLDSSPLEDASSLVDCGISEYCTLEVAGRLLGGKVHGSLARAGKVRGQTPKVDKQEKKKKKTGRAKRRIQYNRRFVNVVPTFGKKKGPNANS, from the exons ATGCAGCTCTTCTTGCGTGCCCAGAACACTCACACCCTTGAGGTGACCGGACAGGAGACCGTTAGAGAAATAAAG CTCCATGTCCAGACTCTGGAGGGTCTCCTAGTGGAGGACCAGGTGCTATTGCTGGACAGTTCCCCCTTGGAGGACGCTTCCTCTCTGGTGGACTGTGGCATCTCTGAGTACTGCACCTTGGAAGTGGCTGGCCGACTTCTGGGAG GAAAGGTCCACGGCTCCCTGGCCCGTGCCGGTAAAGTGCGGGGACAGACACCCAAG GTTGACAagcaggagaagaagaagaagaagactggTCGTGCCAAGCGTCGCATCCAGTACAACAGGCGCTTCGTCAATGTTGTGCCCACCTTCGGCAAGAAGAAGGGCCCCAATGCCAACTCCTAA